In the genome of Streptomyces sp. NBC_00259, the window CGAGGTGCTACGGGCCTGGGAGATCGCGGTCGACAAAACGAGCGGATACCTCTACTCCCGTGGGCTGATGGCCCTGATTTCCGCGGTCGCCCACTTCGTCTTGCTGGCACTGCTGGACGTGCCGTACGCCCTGGCGCTCGCCGTGTGGGTTGGCGTGGTGTCGCAGTTCATCCCGGTCATCGGCACCTATCTGGCCGGGGCCGTGCCCATGCTGGCCGCGTTCGCCGTCGACCCCTGGTACGCGGTGTGGGTGCTGGTCTTCGTCGTGGTCTATCAGCAGTTCGAGAACTACCTGATCCAGCCGAAACTCACGTCCAAAACCGTGGACATCCATCCGGCGGTGGCCTTCGGCTCCGTGATCGCGGGCACCGCGCTGCTCGGTGTGGCCGGCACGCTGATCGCCATTCCGGTGGTGGCCACGTTGCAGACGTTTTTCGGTGTGTATGTGAAGCGGTACGACGTGGCGGATGACCTGGAGGAACAGGACGGCCGGCGATACCCGCGCCGGGACGGTCCGTCGCTGCGGGCGCGGCTGCGTGGACTGCTGCGCCGCCGCGGTCGGTCCTGACCGGGCTTGCGAAGGCCTCCGCCAGGTGAAACAGGCCAGGTTGGGTGACGATGGAGGTGTATGGCCCGACCATGTTGTTCCAGGAGGAGGCAGGCATGACTTATCCCTCTGATTCCTCGGGCACTGGCCCTCCGCGCGGCACCGAGCCACAAGACGCCCCCTTGACCGAAGGCCTGGGCGCCTTGGCGAACATGGGCTGGCAGATCCTGCTCACCATGGGCCTGGCCACGATCGCCCTGGGCGTCGTGGTTTTCGCCTGGCCCGAGGAGACGCTGCAGGTCGTCGGCGTACTCTTCGGCATCTACCTGCTGGCTACCGGCGTCTTCCAGCTGGCCGCCGCCTTCGGCACGCACGTCCCCCGGCATCTTCGGGTGCTGCACTTTCTCACGGGTGCGCTCTCCGTCCTGCTGGGGCTGATCTGCTTCCGGGGCACCCTGCAGTCGATCTTTCTGCTCGCCCTGTGGATCGGCTTCAGCTGGCTGCTGCGCGGCATCATGGTGACGGCTGCGGCGGCCTCCGCCGAGGGCATGCCGGCACGCGGCTGGCAGCTGTTCTACGGGATCATCAGCACTCTGGCGGGCATCGTGCTGATCGTCTCGCCGTTCACCTCGATCGCCGCACTCACCCTGGCGGTGGGCGTCATGGCCCTCGTCCTTGGGGTGGTCGAGGTGTTCCAGGCCATCAGGATGCGCGTCGAAGTCGGTCGCCTCGCTCCGGGCGGCAGTGCCGAGCGGCGGCCCCTTTTCCACCGACCGCACCCCCAGCACTGATCACGGCGGAGACACCGAGCCCCCGCTTGGGCGGCCCCTGGACCTGGTCGTGTGCGGCGCTGTCCGGCTGCCGCAGCGCACGGATGCGCCGCCGACCCGCCTAAGCGGGGCCGCCGCCACACCGTTGTCGCCCGGCCGGGTCGGCCGCAGCTTCCCGTAGACACCGTCGGGACGATCGGCGATCTCCCGGTTCCGCTCGGTACTTAGCCGGAAGGTTGGCCGACGCCTCTCAAGCTCCTGCATCCACCAGTAACCCGCCGTCCGCTTGGGCAGCGGCACCGCTCCCGGCCCGAAACGCACCTCCAAACGGGCCTGCACCCGCTCCCGCACCAGCTTCACGGAGGGACGGGACTCCTCCGCGTATTCGCCCAGCACCTCCTCGGCCGCCTCCGCCCAGCGCGGATCGGCGTTGGCCAGCCCGCACTCCGCCTTGGCCCTCTTCGGGACGAGCCCGGCCTCGCCGTTCGCGAGGAAGGCCTGTGCCCAGCGCTCCACCGTTCGCTTGGTCACACCGAGTTCGGACGCCTTGGCCGCATACCGCTGTCCCATCGATCGGCCGGGAGCGTATTCAGACCGGGGCTCGCCCTGCCGTGCCAGCTCCTCGGCGCCGGAGCGGTAGCCCGTCAATATCTCCCGGACGTGCTCAGCGCGCTCCAGGACGTCCTTCCTCTCCTCCTTGGACAGCCGGGTCAGCACCACAGCAGTCAACTCATCGTCATCGACGGCCGGCCCCGGCCCGGTGGGGATCACCTGCGCACGTTGCGAGGTCAGCGCTCGCGTGCCACCCACGGGACTCGACGGCCTGCTTCGTCCACGCGAAGGTGAAGGCGATCTGCGGCCGCTCCAGCCGGTGCCGCGGTTTGACATCCACGACTACCGGGTCGCCGACCGTGAGCAGCAGATGTGCCGCCGCAGCTTGCCCTGTACCTCGGCCTTGAGCAGGAACGGCTGAGCGACGATGTGCCGGACCTCCGGATCGAAGTCCGCGAACAGCAGCCGCCCCAGCTCCAGCCGCGACTCGTAGATCACGTGGTCGCCTACCGTCGCCGACCAGTACGTCCCGGAGTAGTGCTTCTGGCCCTTGTACCAGCGGAACGTTCGCCACGGCTGCGCGTTCCGCAGGAGATCGAGTGAGACGGATGCCCACTCC includes:
- a CDS encoding HdeD family acid-resistance protein, with translation MTYPSDSSGTGPPRGTEPQDAPLTEGLGALANMGWQILLTMGLATIALGVVVFAWPEETLQVVGVLFGIYLLATGVFQLAAAFGTHVPRHLRVLHFLTGALSVLLGLICFRGTLQSIFLLALWIGFSWLLRGIMVTAAAASAEGMPARGWQLFYGIISTLAGIVLIVSPFTSIAALTLAVGVMALVLGVVEVFQAIRMRVEVGRLAPGGSAERRPLFHRPHPQH
- a CDS encoding TnsA-like heteromeric transposase endonuclease subunit; translation: MRRADQCLEEDLEWASVSLDLLRNAQPWRTFRWYKGQKHYSGTYWSATVGDHVIYESRLELGRLLFADFDPEVRHIVAQPFLLKAEVQGKLRRHICCSRSATR
- a CDS encoding helix-turn-helix domain-containing protein, whose translation is MVLTRLSKEERKDVLERAEHVREILTGYRSGAEELARQGEPRSEYAPGRSMGQRYAAKASELGVTKRTVERWAQAFLANGEAGLVPKRAKAECGLANADPRWAEAAEEVLGEYAEESRPSVKLVRERVQARLEVRFGPGAVPLPKRTAGYWWMQELERRRPTFRLSTERNREIADRPDGVYGKLRPTRPGDNGVAAAPLRRVGGASVRCGSRTAPHTTRSRGRPSGGSVSPP